One window of the Klebsiella sp. WP3-W18-ESBL-02 genome contains the following:
- the can gene encoding carbonate dehydratase, protein MKDIDTLISNNALWSKMLREEDPGFFATLSQAQKPRFLWIGCSDSRVPAERLTGLEPGELFVHRNVANLVIHTDLNCLSVVQYAVDVLEVEHIIICGHYGCGGVQAAVENPELGLIDNWLLHIRDIWFKHSSLLGEMPPERRMDTLCELNVMEQVYNLGHSTIMQSAWKRGQKVMIHGWAYGIHDGLLRDLDVTAVSRETLEQRYRHGISNLKLKHINHK, encoded by the coding sequence ATGAAAGACATAGATACACTCATCAGCAACAACGCACTATGGTCAAAAATGCTGAGAGAAGAGGATCCCGGATTTTTTGCGACGCTATCGCAAGCGCAAAAACCCCGCTTTTTATGGATAGGGTGTTCCGACAGCCGCGTCCCTGCTGAACGTTTAACCGGGCTTGAGCCTGGCGAATTGTTTGTTCACCGTAACGTAGCCAACCTTGTTATTCACACCGACCTTAACTGCCTTTCCGTGGTGCAGTATGCCGTTGATGTGCTGGAAGTTGAACACATTATTATCTGCGGCCACTATGGCTGCGGCGGCGTACAGGCGGCGGTTGAAAACCCGGAGCTGGGCTTAATCGATAACTGGCTGCTGCACATTCGCGATATCTGGTTCAAACATAGCTCATTGCTTGGCGAGATGCCGCCGGAGCGTCGCATGGACACATTATGTGAGCTAAATGTGATGGAGCAGGTGTACAACCTGGGCCATTCGACAATTATGCAATCGGCGTGGAAACGCGGCCAGAAGGTGATGATTCACGGCTGGGCCTATGGTATTCATGACGGCCTGCTGCGCGATCTCGACGTTACGGCAGTCAGCCGTGAAACCCTGGAGCAGCGTTACCGCCACGGGATTTCCAACCTCAAGTTAAAGCACATCAATCATAAGTAG
- the hpt gene encoding hypoxanthine phosphoribosyltransferase → MKHTVEVMIPEAEIKARIAELGRQINERYKDSGSEMVLVGLLRGSFMFMADLCREVQVPHEVDFMTASSYGSGMSTTRDVKILKDLDEDIRGKDVLIVEDIIDSGNTLSKVREILSLREPKSLAICTLLDKPSRREVDVPVEFVGFAIPDEFVVGYGIDYAQRYRHLPYVGKVVMLDE, encoded by the coding sequence ATGAAACATACTGTTGAAGTGATGATCCCGGAAGCGGAGATCAAAGCGCGTATCGCCGAACTGGGTCGTCAGATTAACGAACGCTATAAAGATAGCGGCAGCGAAATGGTACTGGTGGGTTTGCTGCGCGGTTCATTCATGTTCATGGCCGATCTCTGCCGTGAAGTGCAGGTACCGCACGAAGTCGATTTCATGACGGCATCCAGCTATGGCAGCGGTATGTCTACCACCCGCGACGTGAAGATCCTCAAAGACCTGGATGAAGACATCCGTGGGAAAGACGTGCTGATCGTCGAAGACATTATCGACTCAGGTAATACGCTGTCGAAAGTGCGCGAGATTCTGAGCCTGCGTGAGCCGAAGTCGCTGGCTATCTGCACGCTGCTGGACAAACCGTCCCGCCGTGAAGTGGACGTGCCGGTTGAGTTTGTGGGCTTCGCCATTCCTGACGAATTCGTGGTGGGCTACGGTATCGACTACGCCCAGCGCTATCGTCATCTGCCGTATGTTGGCAAAGTGGTGATGTTAGACGAGTAA